A genome region from Apus apus isolate bApuApu2 chromosome 2, bApuApu2.pri.cur, whole genome shotgun sequence includes the following:
- the RBM12B gene encoding RNA-binding protein 12B: protein MAVVIRLQGLPVVAGPADIRRFFLGLNIPDGGVHIIGGEIGEAFIIFATDEDARRAMSCSGGFIKDSRIELFLSSKAEMQNTIEMSRKRFDRGGRETLSSSRRTGTNGSGAPGVGDIPHLVTPFGKGISKPGYGPPNHPEAGFHTNGTRHGDIGMPKPSYQSRKDSLPFNPDDLYLFLRGIPYSATEDEVRAFLSGIHVDGVILIKHRNGLNNGNCLVKFATPGDALEGLKRHRQYMGQRFIEISPSTEERWIEYGGRVDMPNEMDDFLCEDHSPRSSDYMHFRKHSHSRSPRRQRTRSRSPPSQEYYIHLRNLSTNLEKRDLKEFFFGLDICSKQIKLLTDKHQRRTREAFVMLRNERDYQAALECHRKVLLNRSVYVFPISKKSMLKIIDSCERKRSQDREHLGQALPEKSYREGHSGPKTCVYVRNFPFDVSKIEVQKFFARFDVDEDDIYLLYDDKGVGLGEALVKFKSEEQAMKAENLNRRRFLGTEVLIRLISEEQMQKFGVTVPLSPPSEMQGHSHQYDRGELSCPVGSPSGPPQGPPMHSFGPPGNFRHPSEFRHPPEDFMCPPKDFRGPPPLLDFGGDSEHFGRMEFGNNKMGNFPEGRFMPDPNFSGGSERVVPIRLKNLPFKATPNEILDFFYGYRVIPESVSVQYNEQGLPSGDAIVAMTNYEEAMAAINELNDRPIGSRKVKLSLL from the coding sequence ATGGCTGTAGTCATCCGTTTACAGGGGCTTCCTGTTGTTGCGGGTCCTGCAGATATTCGTCGTTTCTTCTTGGGATTGAATATTCCTGATGGAGGTGTGCATATTATTGGAGGAGAGATTGGGGAGGCTTTTATTATATTTGCAACAGATGAAGATGCACGGCGTGCCATGAGCTGTTCGGGAGGGTTTATCAAGGACTCACGCATTGAGCTCTTCCtcagcagcaaggcagaaatgcagaataCCATAGAAATGAGCCGGAAACGATTTGACCGTGGGGGACGAGAAACTCTGTCTAGCTCTAGAAGAACGGGTACTAACGGTTCTGGGGCCCCAGGTGTTGGGGACATTCCACATTTAGTAACGCCTTTTGGAAAAGGAATAAGTAAACCTGGTTACGGTCCACCAAATCATCCAGAGGCTGGTTTCCATACTAATGGCACAAGACATGGTGATATAGGTATGCCTAAACCGAGCTATCAGTCAAGAAAGGATTCTCTTCCATTTAACCCAGATGACCTTTACTTATTTCTACGTGGTATTCCTTACTCTGCAACAGAAGATGAAGTGCGTGCTTTCCTTTCGGGGATACATGTGGATGGAGTGATTCTGATAAAGCATCGCAATGGTTTAAACAATGGTAACTGCTTGGTAAAATTTGCTACGCCTGGTGATGCCTTAGAGGGACTTAAGCGTCATAGGCAGTACATGGGTCAGAGATTTATAGAAATAAGCCCATCTACAGAAGAACGGTGGATTGAATATGGTGGGAGAGTAGACATGCCAAATGAAATGGATGACTTTTTGTGTGAAGACCACTCTCCAAGAAGTTCAGACTACATGCATTTCAGGAAGCATTCTCATTCAAGATCACCAAGGAGACAAAGAACTCGTTCTCGTTCACCTCCCAGCCAGGAATATTACATACACTTAAGAAATTTATCTACCAATCTGGAGAAGAGAGatttgaaagaatttttttttggtctggaTATATGCAGCAAACAAATAAAGCTTCTAACAGATAAGCATCAGAGGAGGACTAGAGAGGCCTTTGTGATGTTAAGGAATGAGAGAGATTATCAGGCTGCTTTGGAATGTCATAGAAAGGTTCTTCTCAATCGTTCGGTTTACGTATTTCCGATTTCAAAGAAGTCGATGTTGAAAATAATTGATTCTTGTGAGAGGAAGAGATCACAGGACAGAGAACATCTTGGACAGGCCTTACCAGAAAAAAGTTATCGGGAAGGCCATTCTGGCCCCAAGACATGTGTTTATGTAAGGAATTTTCCATTTGATGTATCAAAAATTGAAGTGCAAAAGTTCTTTGCAAGATTTGATGTTGACGAAGATGATATTTACTTGCTCTATGATGACAAAGGAGTTGGGCTGGGAGAAGCATTAGTGAAGTTTAAATCTGAAGAACAAgccatgaaagcagaaaatttaaATCGTCGAAGATTCTTGGGAACGGAGGTATTAATAAGACTTATATCTGAAGAGCAGATGCAGAAGTTTGGTGTAACTGTACCATTGTCTCCACCAAGTGAAATGCAGGGTCATTCACATCAGTATGACAGAGGTGAGCTTTCCTGTCCAGTCGGTTCACCATCTGGGCCACCACAAGGGCCGCCTATGCATTCGTTTGGTCCCCCTGGGAACTTCAGGCATCCTTCTGAATTTAGGCACCCACCTGAGGACTTCATGTGTCCTCCAAAGGATTTTAGAGGTCCGCCACCGCTCCTGGATTTTGGTGGTGACAGTGAACATTTTGGCAGAATGGAGTTTGGGAATAATAAAATGGGAAATTTTCCTGAAGGAAGATTTATGCCAGATCCAAATTTCAGTGGTGGTTCTGAACGTGTTGTTCCTATTCGATtgaaaaatttaccttttaAAGCTACTCCTAATGAGATTCTGGATTTTTTCTATGGCTACAGAGTCATACCAGAGTCAGTTTCTGTTCAGTATAATGAACAAGGATTACCTTCGGGTGATGCCATCGTTGCTATGACAAACTATGAGGAAGCTATGGCTGCTATTAATGAACTGAATGACAGGCCAATTGGTTCACGGAAAGTTAAGTTGAGCTTACTgtaa